Proteins co-encoded in one Lycium ferocissimum isolate CSIRO_LF1 unplaced genomic scaffold, AGI_CSIRO_Lferr_CH_V1 ctg18098, whole genome shotgun sequence genomic window:
- the LOC132042815 gene encoding uncharacterized protein LOC132042815: METYNNSGPLVMVIEYLESSMSKDLLCKFPDNSAYDFDYSQSSIWSPLVPPPLSSDRRLSFGLSRKLSYEDDETLFGNIKRKFSSVLFDNMKVYKNLKKRQRKGFDFSPVPSSSKVGSCTSTPRKGWAKVLKAASKHFKKKGKKKDSAGHLNLSKCLTGNSLSRTTTYP, encoded by the exons ATGGAAACTTATAATAACAGTGGTCCATTAGTAATGGTGATAGAGTATTTAGAATCGTCAATGTCGAAAGATCTTCTCTGCAAATTCCCCGACAACTCTGCTTACGATTTCGACTATTCCCAGAGCTCTATTTGGTCTCCTTTAGTACCTCCTCCGCTGTCTTCCGACCGTAGGCTCAGTTTCGGTCTTTCAAGAAAGTTGTCGTACGAGGATGATGAAACCTTGTTCGGGAATATTAAGAGGAAGTTTTCTAGTGTGCTGTTTGATAACATGAAAGTATacaaaaatttgaagaagagACAGAGAAAGGGGTTTGATTTTTCTCCTGTACCATCTTCTTCTAAGGTCGGCTCTTGTACTTCAACTCCAAGAAAG GGGTGGGCTAAGGTGCTAAAAGCGGCTTCTAAACATTTTAAGAAGAAGGGCAAGAAGAAAGATTCTGCAGGTCATCTTAATCTTTCCAAATGTTTAACTGGCAATAGTCTTTCGCGCACTACTACATATCCATAG